In Rhinopithecus roxellana isolate Shanxi Qingling chromosome 16, ASM756505v1, whole genome shotgun sequence, a single genomic region encodes these proteins:
- the GNG10 gene encoding guanine nucleotide-binding protein G(I)/G(S)/G(O) subunit gamma-10, which produces MSSGASASALQRLVEQLKLEAGVERIKVSQAAAELQQYCMQNACKDALLVGVPAGSNPFREPRSCALL; this is translated from the exons ATGTCCTCCGGGGCTAGCGCGAGCGCCCTGCAGCGCCTGGTGGAGCAGCTCAAGTTGGAGGCTGGCGTGGAGAGGATCAAG GTCTCTCAGGCAGCTGCAGAGCTTCAACAGTACTGTATGCAGAATGCCTGCAAGGATGCCCTGCTGGTGGGTGTTCCAGCCGGAAGTAACCCCTTCCGGGAGCCCAGATCCTGTGCTTTACTCTGA